AAGGTGCTGCTCGGCACGATCACGCCCTTCAAGGGTGCCGGCTACTGGAGCGAGGAGAAGGAGCTGCGCCGGCAGGCCCTGAACCGCTGGATCCGTGGCCGCCAGGACGTCGATGCGGTGGTGGATTTCGACCAGGCACTGCGCGACCCCGCCGATCCGGCCACCATGAACCCGCTGTACGACAGCGGCGACCACCTGCACCCCGGTCCCGCCGGCTATGCGGCGATGGGCGATGCGATCGACCTGCGCGAGCTGAGCGAATAGCGCGCTTTGGGGTTGCAACAAAAAGCGACACACGTTTACAAGAAGCTGCGCAGCGGGCTTACACGCGCTTCACACCGTCCCGCGAGGATGAAGGCTCCAACAACTCATGAGGGCCTCCCCATGAAAAAACTCGCGATTTCTCTTGCCGTGGGCGCCGCCTCGCTCCTGTCGCTGGGCACCGCCGTGATGGTCCCGACGACCGCACAGGCCCAGCCCGCGATCGTCATCCAGACCCCGCCGCCCCCGCCGCGCTCCGAGCGCGTGCCGCCGCCGCGCCGTGGCTACGTGTGGGCACCGGGCCACTACGAGTGGCAACGTGGGCGCCACGTCTGGGTGCGCGGCGCCTGGGTCCGCGCCCGGCCGGGCTATGCCTACCGTGCGCCGGAATGGCGTGAGCGGGATGGGCGCTGGGAATACAACCGCGGCCGCTGGGACCGTGATCGCGACGGCGTGCCGAACCGCTACGACCGTGACCGCGACAACGACGGCGTGCCCAACCGGTACGACCGCGACCGCGACAACGATGGCGTGCCGAACCGCCGCGACAACCGTCCCAACAACCCGAACCGCAGCTGATATGAGCCAGAAGGAAACGCCCGCGCAGCGGGCGTTTTTTCTTCTGTCGAGGCATTCAGCGAAGCATGCTGAACACCAGCGGCATCAGCAGCGCCGCCAGCACCACTTGCATCCCCAGCGCGAGTCCCGCGTAGGCCCCTGCATTCGCATCCACGTGCAGGGCGCGCGCGGCGCCGATGCCGTGGGCGGTGGTGCCGAGCGCAAAGCCGCGCGCTGCGAAGCCGTGGGGGCTGGTGCCGATGCGCAGGGCATCGAAGAGGTATTTGCCCGAGAGCGCGCCAATCATGCCGGTCAGCACCGCGAACACCGCGGACAACGCCGGGATCCCGCCGATCTTCTCGGAGATGCCCATCGCCACCGGCGCGGTGACCGACTTGGGCGCCAGCGAAAGCACCACGTCGTGCGGCAGTCCCACGGCCCAGGCCAGCGCCACGGCCGAGGCGCTCGCCGCTACGCCGCCCAGCAGCGCCGCCAGCAGCAGCCGGCCGAAGCGCGTCCTGAGCTCGGCGCGCCGTTGCCACAGCGGCCAGGCCAGCGCGACGACCGCGGGGCCGAGCAGGAAATGGATGAACTGGGCGCCCGCGAAATAGCTGGGGTAGTCCACGCCGGTCGCCAGCAGGCCGCCGGCCAGCGCGATCACCGACCACAGCACGGGATTTGCCCAGGGTGCGCTGCCCAGCCGCGCGTAGGCCGCATTCGCGAGAAGGTAGGTCACCAGCGTGGCCGTGAGGCCGAAGAGCGGCGTGGCCGAGAGATAGATCCACAGTTCGACGAAGCGGGGCATGGGTCAGCGCTCCTCCTCGCGGCTGCGCTTGCGATCGGGCCAATAGAGCACCGTGGCCGTCACGGCCAGCCCGATCCAGGTCGATAGTGCGATCACGAACAGCATGCGGCCGCCATATTGCGCAAGCAGCGCGAGGTGCGTCATCACGCCCACGCCGACCGGGATGAAGAGCAGCGACAGGTGCGAGAGCAGGAAGTTCGCGCATTCGGCCACCGGCTCGCGCACGGGTTCGAAGTTGAGCGCGGCGAGCAGCAGCACCAGGCCCAGCACCGGTCCGGGCAGGGGAAGAGAAAGCCCTCGC
Above is a window of Variovorax sp. RA8 DNA encoding:
- a CDS encoding thrombospondin type 3 repeat-containing protein → MKKLAISLAVGAASLLSLGTAVMVPTTAQAQPAIVIQTPPPPPRSERVPPPRRGYVWAPGHYEWQRGRHVWVRGAWVRARPGYAYRAPEWRERDGRWEYNRGRWDRDRDGVPNRYDRDRDNDGVPNRYDRDRDNDGVPNRRDNRPNNPNRS
- a CDS encoding LrgB family protein; its protein translation is MPRFVELWIYLSATPLFGLTATLVTYLLANAAYARLGSAPWANPVLWSVIALAGGLLATGVDYPSYFAGAQFIHFLLGPAVVALAWPLWQRRAELRTRFGRLLLAALLGGVAASASAVALAWAVGLPHDVVLSLAPKSVTAPVAMGISEKIGGIPALSAVFAVLTGMIGALSGKYLFDALRIGTSPHGFAARGFALGTTAHGIGAARALHVDANAGAYAGLALGMQVVLAALLMPLVFSMLR
- a CDS encoding CidA/LrgA family protein translates to MKGLRGLAWLLVLQSIGELLSRGLSLPLPGPVLGLVLLLAALNFEPVREPVAECANFLLSHLSLLFIPVGVGVMTHLALLAQYGGRMLFVIALSTWIGLAVTATVLYWPDRKRSREEER